TCTGTGTTTCTGTGCATTTTCCTCTGCCCTTAACGAACATTATAACACATTCTTTGGATTTGTAAACAAAAATTAATTTTCTGAAATAATTTTATCAGGATTTGACATGCTTTTGAAACAATATCATGTACCGTTTTTCCCTGTTTTGGCGTTTCCGGCACTATATCTTGTTTTTATTTTTTTCCGTTTTCCAGCAGTTTCTTTTTTTCTGACAGAGCAGCCGAAGGTGCCGAGCAGTTCTCCGACGGCGTGGTATTCGCCGTGGGAATATACCAGCAGCCCGGCGTCGTTCAGGTGGAATTTTCCGTTTTGGTCAAGGTATTTTTCATCAACATGCACCGCCAGCACATCGGCAAGAAACATGTGATGGGAGCCGAGCTCCAGCACCTGCCGGACGCGGCACTCGATATTGACCGGACATTCCCGGATGCCCGGCGCGGCGATATGCTGCGATTTTTCTTCGGTGAAGTGCAGTTCTGCAAATTTGTCCATGTCACGCCCGGACCGCACGCCGCAGAGGTCTGTCTGGCGCGCAAGCTTTTCTGTTGTCAGATTAACCACAAATTCCCCCGTCTCCCGGAGAATGGGATAAGAATACCGCTCCGGGCGCACGGAAATATAAAGCATGGCGGGATTGGTACACACCGTTCCCGTCCATGCCACCGTAATAATATTTGCTTTTTCTCCCGGCTTCTGACAGCTCACCATAACCGCCGGAAGCGGGTAGAGCATATTGCCGGCTTTCCAGATTTGTTTTCCCAAAGTTTTTCCTTTCCCCTGCAGGTCTGCGCTCTGCGTATATCACGCAGCATATTACATGCCGATGCCAGGCGGCACCAGATTTACGCACCTTTATATGCGTCGCCGCAGACAACATGGATCCCCGCGCTTTTGTGTGCACCGCATTACTGCTGCAGCGCAGAGAACAGCGCCGGTATCAGCTGCTTTTTGCGGGATACGATTCCCGGCAGAATGACCGAGCCGTTTTCCACAGTTTTGCCAAAAGCTTCCTTCACCAGCTTTTCCGATCCTTCCCCGAAGCACAGCAGCTCCGTAGATTCATTCAGAATGTCTGTCAGCATGAAAAACAGCATGGTAATCCGCTGGTTCTCAAGCGCCGTTTTCATATAGGCAAGCAGCTTTTCCTTCGCCCCCGCCAGCTCGCCCTCCGTCATGGAAGAAATCTGCGCAACGCCGAAGGTCGTTTCATCCTGCTCAAACTTTTTAAAATCCTGATAAAAAATTTCTTCCGCAGTCTTGCTCTTCAGATTGCTGCCCGCGGCAAACATCGCCGACGCCAGCTTCTGACAGTCGACTCCCGCCTTTTTCGCAAGCGCCTGCGCCGCCGCCTTATCCATCGGGGTGCAGGTGGGCGAACGGAACAGCAGCGTGTCGGAAATAATCGCCGCGCACATCAGTCCGGCAATTTTTTCCGGAATCTCGACCTGCTGCTCCTGGTACATCTGATAAATAATCGTGCACGTGCAGCCGACCGGCTGGTTGCGGAAATAGACTGGCATCATGGTTTCCAGGGAACCGAGCCGGTGATGGTCGATAATCTCCATAATTTCCGCGCTCTCAATATTGTCGACCGCCTGGGAGGGCTCGTTGTGGTCCACCAGAATCAGCCGCCGTTTCTTAATGCCGAGCAGGTTCCGGCGGGAAATCGTTCCTACATAATGCCCGTTTTTATCCAGAATCGGGAAATCGCGGTGCCGCTTGCTCGCCATGATTTCCTTGATATCATCTGTAAAATCATCCTCAGAAAACGCGATAATCTCCCTGTCTTTCATGAAAAAGCGCACCGGCATACTCTGGTTGATCAGATGCGCAACCGCATAGGTATCGTAGGGCGTTGCAATGATGGTGCAGCCCTTCTCCTTCGCAAGAATCTGAATCGTTTTGGTGACGACGGCATCCCCGCAGATAATCAGACAGCCCGCCTTCATTTCGATGGCGCAGAGCTGCGTCTCGTAGCGGTTGCCAAGGATGACCATATCGTGCTCCTCGATATACGATTCCATAACCTCCGGGCTGGAGGCAGCCACGATAACCTTTCCTCTGTCAAAAAACGCCTCCGGGTCGCCCACATACAGGGTGCCGTCCAGTGTTTCCAGAATATTGCTGTACTGTGTACGCGCCTTGGAAAGAATGGCGTTATCCTCGACCGCCATGTAGGAGCGCGCAATATCGCCGATGCTGATCAGTCCCTCCAGCACATTTCCTTCTTTAATAATCGGCAGCGTCGTACCCTTCGTTTCGTTCAGAAGCGTCCATGCCTTTTTCAAGGAAATGTCGCTGGATACGCCCTGTGTCCGGCGAATCTCCATATCTTTCACCCGCGTTTTTACATTCGGCACATAGCCCGGCGCCTCCATATTAAATCTTTCCAGCACGTACTGCGTTTCCGTGCTCACATGACCGGCACGCTTTGCTATGTACTCCCCGGTGCCCGACTGATTTTTCAGATATGCGTAGGCGATTGCCGAGCAGATAGAATCTGTATCGGGATTTTTGTGACCAATTACATATATCTTGTCTTTATCGTTATGTTCCATAAATACCCCCAAAAATTTCTTCTTCTGTTAAATGATAGCAGAAAATGCGGGATTAGTAAAGCAGACATTCCAAAGAGATGAATAAACTAGCAACAGTTCAGACAGGTCTTTGCACTCGCTGCAAAGACCGTAAGAAAATGATACAAGAGTGCAAAAATCCCATCGCGAAGCGATTTTAAATGGATTTTTGCATATAACAGGGCAGCTTGGCTGAACTGTTACATAAACGATTACCTGGCAGACATGCCGTATTCACTGCAGGCATTTGCCGCATGGCTGAGCAGTTGCTCCTGAAATGAGGAGTGCCCCCGGCGTCTGGTACACCGGAGGCAATTATGAAAAAATTTATCTATTAGTCGGAGTTGTTTCTTTAACTGTCTATAGTATAGCAACCAGATATGAACAAATTATGAACGCACCATAAATTTATTGTAATTTTCCCCAATTTTTTTCTTTATATTTCCAACTTTTTGTCGTTTTTAACAGATTGCAGTGATAAAGCCTCCGTCAATTCCTGTTTCACTTTTCTCCGGCATCCCTTACAGCTTCAGCTTTGCAAACAGGGAACCCAGATTGGTGGATACGTCCTCAGACTTCGGCAGCTCGATGGTTTCCTCCTGGATTTCCTCCGCCGCAACGTCCTGCAGCGCTTTCATGCTGAGACTCAGCTTGCCGTCCTTCACCGCAATCACCTTTACTTTTACCTTATCGCCCACCTTCAGCACCGCCGACGGTGATTTGATACGCTTTTCGGAAATCTGCGATACATGGACAAGACCGCTCAGACCATTGCCGAGATTGATAAATGCGCCGTAGGGCTGAAGGGATTCCACCGTGCCCTCTGTCACAAGACCAACCTCCACGTTGGAAATTCTGGCTTTCTTCTCTTCCGCCTCGCGCTCGCGCAGAATCTCTCTTGCAGAAAGTATCAGCTTTTTATCTTCCTCGTTTACGTCGATTACCCGCAGCTCGACTTCTTTTCCAAGCCATTCCTCCAGATTTTCCACGTAATTCAGCGACAACTTTGATGCCGGTACAAATCCGCGGATACCCTCTACATATACAACAACGCCCGCTTTTACCACGCCTGCAACCTTTGTCTTAATGATGGTCTGCTTCTCCATCAGCGTTTTCAGCCTGTCCCATGCAAGCACGTCGTTTGCCTCTTTGCGCGACAGCATAATCTGTCCCTGCCCGCCGTCTCTTCTGACAACCGTAGCGGAAATTTCGTCGCCGATATGAACCTCTTCCTTCACGTTGAAATTCGGGTCATCGGTAAAGTCCTCCACACGGATTACACCCTCTGTATAATATTTCAGATCCAGGGTGACTTCCGTATCCGACACGCCGATTACCGTGCCTGTCAGCACATCCCCCTCGTGAATCTGCTT
This is a stretch of genomic DNA from Marvinbryantia formatexigens DSM 14469. It encodes these proteins:
- a CDS encoding flavin reductase family protein, producing MGKQIWKAGNMLYPLPAVMVSCQKPGEKANIITVAWTGTVCTNPAMLYISVRPERYSYPILRETGEFVVNLTTEKLARQTDLCGVRSGRDMDKFAELHFTEEKSQHIAAPGIRECPVNIECRVRQVLELGSHHMFLADVLAVHVDEKYLDQNGKFHLNDAGLLVYSHGEYHAVGELLGTFGCSVRKKETAGKRKKIKTRYSAGNAKTGKNGT
- a CDS encoding putative manganese-dependent inorganic diphosphatase; this encodes MEHNDKDKIYVIGHKNPDTDSICSAIAYAYLKNQSGTGEYIAKRAGHVSTETQYVLERFNMEAPGYVPNVKTRVKDMEIRRTQGVSSDISLKKAWTLLNETKGTTLPIIKEGNVLEGLISIGDIARSYMAVEDNAILSKARTQYSNILETLDGTLYVGDPEAFFDRGKVIVAASSPEVMESYIEEHDMVILGNRYETQLCAIEMKAGCLIICGDAVVTKTIQILAKEKGCTIIATPYDTYAVAHLINQSMPVRFFMKDREIIAFSEDDFTDDIKEIMASKRHRDFPILDKNGHYVGTISRRNLLGIKKRRLILVDHNEPSQAVDNIESAEIMEIIDHHRLGSLETMMPVYFRNQPVGCTCTIIYQMYQEQQVEIPEKIAGLMCAAIISDTLLFRSPTCTPMDKAAAQALAKKAGVDCQKLASAMFAAGSNLKSKTAEEIFYQDFKKFEQDETTFGVAQISSMTEGELAGAKEKLLAYMKTALENQRITMLFFMLTDILNESTELLCFGEGSEKLVKEAFGKTVENGSVILPGIVSRKKQLIPALFSALQQ
- a CDS encoding S1 RNA-binding domain-containing protein, with product MEDEVKVTEELAQAQTAEAAAQTETAETASAAEAEPAKAAETEAAKEAPAAEKAAPAESMADYEAELNASLKQIHEGDVLTGTVIGVSDTEVTLDLKYYTEGVIRVEDFTDDPNFNVKEEVHIGDEISATVVRRDGGQGQIMLSRKEANDVLAWDRLKTLMEKQTIIKTKVAGVVKAGVVVYVEGIRGFVPASKLSLNYVENLEEWLGKEVELRVIDVNEEDKKLILSAREILREREAEEKKARISNVEVGLVTEGTVESLQPYGAFINLGNGLSGLVHVSQISEKRIKSPSAVLKVGDKVKVKVIAVKDGKLSLSMKALQDVAAEEIQEETIELPKSEDVSTNLGSLFAKLKL